A region from the Ciconia boyciana chromosome 1, ASM3463844v1, whole genome shotgun sequence genome encodes:
- the TRIM13 gene encoding E3 ubiquitin-protein ligase TRIM13 isoform X1 yields MDMMELLEEDLTCPICCSLFDDPRVLPCSHNFCRKCLEGILEGNVRNVLWRPSPFKCPTCRKETPVTGVNSLQVNYSLKGIVEKYNKIKVTPKMPVCKVHSGQPLNIFCRTDMQLICGVCATRGDHTKHVFCSIEEAYSQEKRAFETLFQGFETWRCGDALSRLDTLETSKRKALQMLTKDSDKVKEFFEKLQHTLEQKRNEILSDFETMKLAVMQAYDPEINKLNTILQEQRMAFNIAEAFKDVSEPIIFLQQMQEFREKIKVLKETPLPCSSVDISPTMKSFDTSQWNGIKLVDVDKLSLPQENNTLKFKIPSVFSRRFIVTSLICLLILAVTRMSFVESVVDNLQCWKSQFFTISLSYLADTVEIADHAVFYWEQMTDGASLLREKCKNYTLVVLDNVAQFVCKYKLL; encoded by the exons ATG GATATGATGGAGCTCCTAGAGGAAGATCTCACCTGTCCCATTTGCTGTAGCCTGTTTGATGATCCTCGTGTCCTGCCCTGTTCACacaatttctgcagaaagtgTTTGGAAGGAATTCTTGAGGGAAACGTGCGGAATGTGCTTTGGAGGCCGTCGCCTTTCAAATGCCCCACGTGCAGGAAGGAAACTCCCGTTACTGGAGTCAACAGCTTGCAAGTCAACTATTCCCTGAAAGGTATTGTGGAGAAGTATAACAAAATCAAAGTAACTCCGAAAATGCCCGTGTGCAAAGTGCATAGCGGGCAACCCCTTAACATTTTTTGCCGGACAGACATGCAGCTGATCTGTGGGGTTTGTGCTACCCGTGGTGACCATACAAAGCACGTGTTCTGTTCTATCGAAGAAGCTTATTCCCAGGAGAAGCGGGCTTTTGAAACCCTGTTTCAGGGCTTTGAAACTTGGCGTTGTGGAGATGCCCTCTCGCGGCTGGATACCTTAGAAACCAGTAAGAGGAAAGCTCTGCAGATGCTGACCAAAGATTCTGACAAAGTGAAGGAGTTCTTTGAGAAGCTGCAGCACACGCTGGAGCAGAAACGAAATGAGATTCTCTCTGACTTTGAGACCATGAAGCTTGCAGTGATGCAGGCCTACGATCCGGAAATCAATAAACTGAACACAATTCTGCAAGAGCAACGGATGGCTTTTAACATCGCAGAGGCCTTCAAAGATGTGTCTGAACCCATTATATTTCTGCAACAGATGCAGGAGTTCAGGGAAAAAATCAAGGTGCTCAAAGAAACCCCTTTACCTTGTTCCAGTGTGGACATCAGCCCTACCATGAAGAGCTTTGATACCAGCCAGTGGAATGGAATAAAACTAGTTGATGTGGACAAACTTTCCTTGCCTCAGGAAAACAACACTCTTAAATTCAAGATTCCCTCAGTCTTTTCGCGCAGATTTATAGTGACCTCTCTTATTTGCTTGCTTATTCTTGCTGTCACCAGAATGTCCTTTGTGGAGTCAGTCGTTGACAATCTCCAGTGCTGGAAATCTCAGTTCTTTACAATTAGCTTGTCCTATTTGGCAGATACAGTGGAGATAGCAGATCATGCAGTCTTTTACTGGGAACAGATGACAGATGGAGCTTCACTTCTAAGAGAAAAGTGTAAAAACTATACGTTGGTTGTACTGGATAATGTTGCACAGTTTGTGTGCAAATATAAACTGTTGTGA
- the TRIM13 gene encoding E3 ubiquitin-protein ligase TRIM13 isoform X2 yields the protein MMELLEEDLTCPICCSLFDDPRVLPCSHNFCRKCLEGILEGNVRNVLWRPSPFKCPTCRKETPVTGVNSLQVNYSLKGIVEKYNKIKVTPKMPVCKVHSGQPLNIFCRTDMQLICGVCATRGDHTKHVFCSIEEAYSQEKRAFETLFQGFETWRCGDALSRLDTLETSKRKALQMLTKDSDKVKEFFEKLQHTLEQKRNEILSDFETMKLAVMQAYDPEINKLNTILQEQRMAFNIAEAFKDVSEPIIFLQQMQEFREKIKVLKETPLPCSSVDISPTMKSFDTSQWNGIKLVDVDKLSLPQENNTLKFKIPSVFSRRFIVTSLICLLILAVTRMSFVESVVDNLQCWKSQFFTISLSYLADTVEIADHAVFYWEQMTDGASLLREKCKNYTLVVLDNVAQFVCKYKLL from the coding sequence ATGATGGAGCTCCTAGAGGAAGATCTCACCTGTCCCATTTGCTGTAGCCTGTTTGATGATCCTCGTGTCCTGCCCTGTTCACacaatttctgcagaaagtgTTTGGAAGGAATTCTTGAGGGAAACGTGCGGAATGTGCTTTGGAGGCCGTCGCCTTTCAAATGCCCCACGTGCAGGAAGGAAACTCCCGTTACTGGAGTCAACAGCTTGCAAGTCAACTATTCCCTGAAAGGTATTGTGGAGAAGTATAACAAAATCAAAGTAACTCCGAAAATGCCCGTGTGCAAAGTGCATAGCGGGCAACCCCTTAACATTTTTTGCCGGACAGACATGCAGCTGATCTGTGGGGTTTGTGCTACCCGTGGTGACCATACAAAGCACGTGTTCTGTTCTATCGAAGAAGCTTATTCCCAGGAGAAGCGGGCTTTTGAAACCCTGTTTCAGGGCTTTGAAACTTGGCGTTGTGGAGATGCCCTCTCGCGGCTGGATACCTTAGAAACCAGTAAGAGGAAAGCTCTGCAGATGCTGACCAAAGATTCTGACAAAGTGAAGGAGTTCTTTGAGAAGCTGCAGCACACGCTGGAGCAGAAACGAAATGAGATTCTCTCTGACTTTGAGACCATGAAGCTTGCAGTGATGCAGGCCTACGATCCGGAAATCAATAAACTGAACACAATTCTGCAAGAGCAACGGATGGCTTTTAACATCGCAGAGGCCTTCAAAGATGTGTCTGAACCCATTATATTTCTGCAACAGATGCAGGAGTTCAGGGAAAAAATCAAGGTGCTCAAAGAAACCCCTTTACCTTGTTCCAGTGTGGACATCAGCCCTACCATGAAGAGCTTTGATACCAGCCAGTGGAATGGAATAAAACTAGTTGATGTGGACAAACTTTCCTTGCCTCAGGAAAACAACACTCTTAAATTCAAGATTCCCTCAGTCTTTTCGCGCAGATTTATAGTGACCTCTCTTATTTGCTTGCTTATTCTTGCTGTCACCAGAATGTCCTTTGTGGAGTCAGTCGTTGACAATCTCCAGTGCTGGAAATCTCAGTTCTTTACAATTAGCTTGTCCTATTTGGCAGATACAGTGGAGATAGCAGATCATGCAGTCTTTTACTGGGAACAGATGACAGATGGAGCTTCACTTCTAAGAGAAAAGTGTAAAAACTATACGTTGGTTGTACTGGATAATGTTGCACAGTTTGTGTGCAAATATAAACTGTTGTGA
- the KCNRG gene encoding potassium channel regulatory protein, producing the protein MAEIAMSNQEVVVLSVGGVRFVTRASTLQQFPESRLARMLNNDDREFKLVNGEFFVDRDGILFSYIMDFLRTLQVSLPTDFSDYQRLQREAEFYGLYPLADLLSQEHLLKPRLEILEVRFSVQEMQAFFRIFGSCSTTVETLAEQITVFTGQQSGQSWNSPFPSQKPLIPLPLERPSHHDMVFQCGTDYSAGDQFVARYVSIKPDNRKLVNGTNVLGLLLDTLLKDGFRLVSTRTVSSEEKVECYSFERMKRPAGLTITLNQTPGSSGVAQAKRSQAQKGK; encoded by the exons ATGGCTGAGATAGCAATGAGTAATCAAGAGGTGGTCGTTCTGAGCGTGGGAGGTGTGAGATTTGTAACCCGGGCTTCTACCTTGCAGCAGTTCCCTGAGTCCAGGCTAGCACGGATGTTGAACAATGATGACCGGGAATTTAAACTGGTGAATGGAGAGTTTTTTGTGGACAGAGATGGAATTTTGTTTAGTTACATCATGGACTTCTTGAGGACTCTCCAGGTCTCCTTACCTACTGATTTCTCAGACTATCagaggctgcagagagaagcagaatttTATGGGCTCTACCCTCTGGCCGACCTCCTGAGCCAGGAACACCTGCTGAAGCCGAGGCTGGAGATCTTGGAAGTGCGTTTTTCTGTCCAAGAGATGCAGGCCTTTTTCCGGATCTTTGGTTCCTGCAGTACCACTGTGGAGACACTAGCTGAACAGATCACTGTGTTTACAGGGCAGCAGTCAGGACAGAGCTGGAACAGcccttttccttctcagaaaCCACTCATTCCGCTTCCTTTGGAAAGACCGTCTCATCACGACATGGTTTTTCAGTGTGGTACTGACTACTCTGCTGGTGACCAGTTTGTGGCCAG gtATGTTTCCATAAAGCCTGATAATAGAAAGCTGGTTAACGGTACTAATGTGCTAGGCCTGCTGCTTGACACTTTACTCAAAGATGGATTTCGCCTTGTAAGCACCAGGACAGTCTCCAGTGAAGAAAAAGTTGAATGCTACAGTTTTGAAAGGATGAAGAGGCCAGCAGGCCTTACCATCACGCTGAACCAAACCCCAGGGAGCTCCGGGGTAGCACAGGCAAAGAGAAGCCaagcacagaaagggaaataa